A stretch of the Clostridium botulinum genome encodes the following:
- a CDS encoding polyprenyl synthetase family protein yields MDINMLKIEINKWLNDYFKNKGSYNKLLYDSMKYSIEVGGKRIRPILMLSTYSIYKDNYKDIMPMACAIEMIHTYSLIHDDLPGMDNDDLRRGKPTNHKIFGEAIAILAGDGLLNEAMNIMFNYSLDHDKIALMASKVISEAAGAEGMIGGQVVDIISEGQKISIDKLKYMHKNKTGQLIKSSIIAGAILGGACKEEIEILDEFGSKLGLAFQIKDDILDVIGDSKVLGKEVHKDDENNKTTFISCFGLEKCKELCVELTDQCIKLLSSIGKDTKQLENIALFLMKREF; encoded by the coding sequence ATGGATATAAATATGTTAAAAATAGAAATAAACAAGTGGTTAAATGATTATTTTAAAAATAAGGGAAGTTACAATAAACTACTATATGATTCAATGAAATATAGCATTGAAGTAGGAGGGAAAAGGATAAGACCTATTTTAATGCTAAGTACTTATAGTATATACAAAGATAATTATAAAGATATAATGCCTATGGCATGTGCTATAGAAATGATTCATACTTATTCTTTGATACATGATGATCTTCCAGGAATGGATAATGATGATTTAAGAAGAGGAAAACCAACTAATCATAAGATATTTGGAGAAGCTATCGCTATTCTTGCAGGTGATGGACTTCTAAATGAGGCTATGAATATTATGTTTAATTATTCATTAGATCATGATAAAATAGCACTTATGGCATCTAAAGTGATTTCAGAGGCAGCAGGTGCTGAAGGTATGATAGGTGGTCAGGTTGTAGATATTATAAGTGAGGGTCAAAAGATATCTATAGATAAACTAAAATATATGCACAAAAATAAAACTGGTCAATTAATTAAAAGTTCCATTATAGCAGGTGCAATTTTAGGTGGAGCATGTAAAGAAGAAATAGAAATTTTAGATGAATTTGGTTCAAAACTTGGATTAGCATTTCAAATCAAAGATGATATATTAGACGTTATAGGGGATTCAAAAGTTTTAGGCAAAGAAGTGCATAAAGATGATGAAAATAATAAAACTACGTTTATATCTTGCTTTGGGTTAGAAAAATGTAAAGAGTTATGTGTAGAGTTAACGGATCAATGTATAAAACTATTATCTTCTATAGGTAAAGATACAAAACAATTAGAGAATATAGCATTATTCTTGATGAAAAGAGAGTTTTAA
- a CDS encoding exodeoxyribonuclease VII small subunit encodes MARKKETYESLISKLQEVVDEMESEEISLEGSMKNYEEGIKICNKLYKMLNEAEAKIKVLSDNEEKEFAGNDD; translated from the coding sequence ATGGCAAGAAAAAAGGAAACTTATGAAAGCTTAATTAGTAAGTTGCAAGAAGTTGTTGATGAAATGGAAAGTGAAGAAATATCTTTAGAAGGTTCTATGAAGAATTATGAAGAAGGTATAAAAATTTGCAACAAACTTTATAAAATGCTTAATGAGGCAGAAGCGAAGATAAAAGTATTAAGCGATAATGAAGAAAAAGAATTTGCTGGGAATGATGATTAA
- the xseA gene encoding exodeoxyribonuclease VII large subunit: MHIKTLSVSELNIYIKRIIDNDFILKNTQIKGEISNFKFHNSGHVYFSLKDKQSKINCVMFRSYTENLNFIPQNGDNVIIKGRVSVYQKDGVYQFYCEEIEKEGIGDLFVAFEKLKKKLYEEGLFDEEHKKRIPLYSKKIGVITSATGAAIKDIINVSKRRNRGIEILIYPSLVQGENASDNLIQGIKYLDSRDDIDLIIIARGGGSIEELWAFNNEALAYEIYRCSTPIISGVGHETDFTICDFASDMRASTPSAAAELAVRSLEEINGNIENYKEKLYNLIKHTMNLKLKQLNSCENAIKVNNPLNTIVNEYIKVDNFKNKLCHEIQSKIQYEKIKLSKVNSLLNAYNPLNILSKGFSIIQDEMNNVISTKDNINKDDSIKITFKDGETKVKVSEVYKL, translated from the coding sequence ATGCATATAAAGACTTTAAGTGTTTCTGAGTTAAATATTTATATAAAAAGGATAATAGATAATGATTTTATATTAAAAAATACTCAAATTAAAGGCGAAATTTCCAACTTTAAGTTTCATAATAGTGGACATGTGTATTTTTCATTGAAAGATAAGCAAAGCAAAATAAATTGTGTTATGTTTAGGTCATATACTGAAAATTTAAATTTTATCCCTCAAAATGGAGACAATGTAATTATTAAAGGAAGAGTCTCAGTATATCAAAAGGATGGAGTATATCAATTTTATTGTGAAGAAATAGAAAAAGAAGGTATAGGAGACTTATTTGTAGCTTTTGAAAAATTAAAGAAAAAGTTATATGAAGAAGGATTATTTGATGAAGAACATAAAAAGAGAATACCTTTATATTCTAAAAAGATAGGAGTTATAACTTCAGCCACTGGAGCAGCTATTAAAGACATAATAAACGTTTCTAAAAGAAGAAATAGAGGAATTGAAATTTTAATTTATCCATCACTAGTACAAGGAGAAAATGCTAGTGACAATTTAATACAAGGTATAAAGTATTTAGACTCTAGAGATGATATAGATTTAATAATAATAGCAAGAGGAGGAGGCTCTATAGAAGAACTATGGGCCTTTAATAATGAGGCATTAGCCTATGAAATATATAGATGCAGTACACCAATTATAAGTGGAGTAGGTCATGAAACTGATTTTACTATTTGTGATTTCGCAAGTGATATGAGAGCATCTACTCCCTCAGCTGCTGCTGAATTAGCAGTTCGTAGCCTAGAAGAGATAAATGGAAATATTGAAAATTATAAGGAAAAATTATATAATTTAATAAAACATACAATGAACTTAAAATTAAAACAATTAAATTCTTGTGAAAATGCTATAAAAGTAAATAATCCACTGAATACTATAGTAAATGAATACATAAAAGTAGATAATTTTAAAAATAAACTTTGCCATGAAATACAATCTAAAATACAATATGAAAAAATAAAACTTTCAAAAGTAAATTCTTTACTTAATGCGTATAATCCATTAAATATTTTAAGTAAGGGATTTTCTATTATTCAGGATGAAATGAATAATGTAATTTCTACTAAAGATAATATAAACAAAGATGATAGCATAAAAATTACATTTAAAGATGGAGAAACTAAGGTGAAAGTAAGTGAGGTTTATAAACTTTAG
- a CDS encoding bifunctional methylenetetrahydrofolate dehydrogenase/methenyltetrahydrofolate cyclohydrolase — MGTKIDGKKLAEGIKKELKQYIEIKNNENQIPICMANILVGNDGGSKYYVNNQNKLCNKLGVKVKSIYLDDTVKENELLHIINGLNEDKEVHGIILQLPLPKHLDEAKITSAIDVTKDIDGLSSISVGKLYKGEKCFVPCTPRGIIEIIKSCNVKIEGSNAVVIGRSNIVGRPVAQLLLKENATVTICHSKTENLKEICSKADILVAAVGKPKFITEEYVKEGAVVIDVGTSSVDGKLIGDVCFDEVIEKAGFVTPVPGGVGAMTTTMLIKNLCEGLK; from the coding sequence ATGGGGACAAAAATAGATGGTAAAAAGCTTGCTGAGGGTATTAAGAAAGAATTAAAACAATACATAGAGATTAAAAATAATGAAAATCAAATACCAATATGTATGGCAAATATACTTGTTGGAAATGATGGTGGATCTAAATATTACGTGAATAATCAAAACAAGTTATGTAATAAATTAGGTGTGAAAGTAAAAAGTATATATTTAGATGATACAGTAAAAGAAAATGAACTCTTACATATTATTAATGGATTGAATGAGGATAAAGAAGTTCATGGAATAATACTTCAGCTACCACTTCCAAAACATTTAGATGAGGCTAAGATAACTTCAGCAATAGATGTTACTAAAGATATTGATGGGCTTAGCAGTATAAGTGTTGGTAAGTTGTATAAAGGTGAAAAATGTTTTGTACCATGTACACCAAGAGGAATAATAGAAATAATTAAAAGTTGTAATGTAAAAATAGAAGGAAGCAATGCAGTTGTAATTGGTAGAAGTAATATTGTTGGAAGACCTGTTGCACAATTATTATTAAAGGAAAATGCAACTGTTACAATATGTCATTCTAAAACTGAAAATTTAAAAGAAATATGTTCTAAAGCAGATATATTAGTAGCCGCAGTTGGAAAGCCAAAGTTTATCACAGAAGAATATGTTAAAGAAGGTGCAGTAGTCATAGATGTTGGTACTTCATCAGTAGATGGGAAACTTATAGGAGATGTATGCTTTGATGAAGTTATAGAAAAAGCGGGTTTTGTAACTCCAGTACCAGGAGGAGTGGGAGCTATGACTACTACTATGCTTATAAAAAATCTTTGCGAAGGATTGAAATAA
- the nusB gene encoding transcription antitermination factor NusB, whose translation MNRRKSREIAMKLLFEMSINKEELKEIIHNFKENTDINLKDVDFEYINKIIQGVQDNIEAIDSKIEENLTKWKLNRLSKMDLTILRISTYEIIFMEDVPEKVAVNEGIELAKKYSAENSPAFINGVLGNMIKIQK comes from the coding sequence ATGAACAGAAGAAAATCAAGAGAGATAGCTATGAAATTATTATTTGAAATGAGTATTAACAAAGAGGAACTTAAGGAAATTATACATAACTTTAAGGAAAATACAGATATAAATCTTAAAGATGTTGACTTTGAATATATCAATAAGATAATTCAAGGAGTACAAGATAATATAGAAGCTATAGATAGCAAAATAGAAGAGAATTTAACAAAATGGAAATTAAATAGATTATCAAAAATGGATCTTACAATATTAAGAATTTCTACTTATGAAATTATTTTTATGGAAGATGTTCCAGAAAAGGTTGCTGTTAATGAAGGAATTGAACTTGCAAAAAAATATTCTGCTGAAAATTCACCAGCTTTTATAAATGGTGTTCTTGGAAATATGATAAAGATTCAAAAATAA
- a CDS encoding Asp23/Gls24 family envelope stress response protein, with protein MDENLNVEQETDMEMGIVKISDEVVEVIAGLAASEIDGIEGMSTTLVGGITQILSGKKNLSKGIKVNVEENSATIDLYVVVKYGIKIVDVAKEVQENVKKSVELMTGLKLTAINVYVQNVVLPKEEEKIKEKQE; from the coding sequence ATGGACGAAAACTTAAATGTGGAACAAGAAACAGATATGGAAATGGGAATTGTTAAAATATCTGATGAAGTAGTAGAAGTTATCGCAGGACTTGCTGCTTCAGAAATAGATGGTATAGAAGGAATGAGTACCACATTAGTTGGAGGAATAACTCAGATACTAAGCGGAAAAAAGAACCTGTCAAAGGGAATCAAAGTTAATGTAGAAGAAAATAGTGCTACTATAGATTTGTATGTTGTAGTGAAATATGGTATTAAAATTGTTGACGTAGCAAAAGAAGTACAAGAAAATGTTAAAAAATCTGTAGAGTTAATGACAGGATTAAAATTAACAGCTATTAATGTGTATGTACAAAATGTTGTGCTTCCTAAAGAGGAAGAGAAGATTAAAGAAAAACAAGAGTAA
- a CDS encoding SpoIIIAH-like family protein, producing MNRKQGVIIVTLLALIICAGILATRLNSNLDYVAENDIKNGKTTISFNDSTKKSNKSNYFEESQMIRDNSNAKALQDLKGLIDDEHTSKQQRAALSKKYSDLALADTKQHQIESVLKSKGYENVLCYIQDNKVTIVLKSSKKLSERETKQIQDIVIDVTKIKDVDIQLKE from the coding sequence ATGAATAGGAAACAGGGGGTTATTATAGTTACTTTATTAGCACTTATAATTTGTGCAGGAATATTAGCCACAAGGTTAAATTCTAATTTAGATTATGTTGCAGAAAATGATATTAAAAATGGCAAGACTACAATATCTTTCAATGATTCAACCAAAAAGAGCAACAAGAGCAATTACTTTGAAGAGTCTCAGATGATAAGAGATAATAGTAATGCAAAAGCGCTTCAAGATTTAAAAGGGTTAATTGATGACGAACATACATCTAAACAACAAAGGGCAGCACTTTCTAAAAAATATAGTGATTTAGCATTAGCAGATACAAAACAACATCAAATAGAATCTGTTTTAAAGAGTAAAGGATATGAAAATGTTCTATGTTATATCCAAGATAATAAAGTAACAATAGTATTGAAGTCTTCTAAAAAATTAAGTGAAAGAGAGACAAAACAAATTCAAGATATTGTTATAGATGTTACTAAAATAAAGGATGTAGATATACAATTAAAAGAATAA
- the spoIIIAG gene encoding stage III sporulation protein AG, translated as MDMKKLFDKDELKKKIKDKNGKNYVPKLIILILIGILITLSSNLLKDSNSTKVNASIVNDNKSIQQNKSGDVKNKKDSKIANQEKDIEEKLKDTLENIDGVGRVKVMVYFKGGEEEIPAINVNDSTSLTEEKDTNGGTRKVTQKNDGKTIVMMNTEKGTEPFVVKKNKPQVSGVCVVAEGANDNLIKLKIHKAVVNLFDLNEKDVNVYSMKK; from the coding sequence ATGGACATGAAAAAATTGTTCGATAAAGATGAATTGAAGAAAAAAATTAAAGATAAAAATGGAAAAAATTATGTTCCTAAGCTGATAATTTTAATACTTATAGGTATATTAATAACTTTATCAAGTAATTTATTAAAGGATTCTAATAGTACAAAAGTAAATGCTAGTATTGTCAATGATAACAAAAGCATTCAACAAAATAAAAGTGGAGATGTAAAAAATAAAAAAGATAGTAAGATAGCTAATCAGGAAAAAGATATAGAAGAAAAATTAAAAGATACGCTTGAAAATATTGATGGAGTTGGAAGAGTGAAGGTTATGGTTTATTTTAAAGGAGGTGAAGAGGAAATACCGGCAATAAACGTTAATGACTCTACTAGTTTGACAGAAGAGAAAGATACAAATGGAGGAACTAGAAAAGTAACTCAAAAAAATGATGGAAAAACTATAGTTATGATGAACACAGAAAAAGGTACAGAGCCTTTTGTTGTTAAAAAAAATAAACCACAAGTAAGCGGAGTATGTGTAGTTGCAGAAGGAGCAAATGACAATTTGATAAAGTTAAAAATTCATAAGGCTGTAGTTAATTTATTTGATTTAAATGAAAAGGACGTAAATGTATATTCAATGAAAAAATAA
- the spoIIIAF gene encoding stage III sporulation protein AF: MIQSIRQWVISIATAIFFITAVEMILPNNSIKKYAKFVLGLILITVVINPIIKIFNNNFNVDSYINTATKYIDIKEHKNDYEKYKKGSIDNTVGVFANNLENLCSKKLKEKYPKDDYTVNAIVSYDDGKEKFNISEIRVGVTEKSVQKVKKIVIDSTREVSNEKIIERGKSKEIVNFLSNTVDVSKDKIKVYKK, from the coding sequence ATGATACAAAGTATTAGGCAGTGGGTTATAAGTATTGCTACGGCAATATTTTTTATAACAGCAGTGGAGATGATACTTCCTAATAATTCAATAAAAAAGTATGCTAAATTTGTTTTAGGGTTAATATTGATAACTGTTGTTATTAATCCAATAATAAAAATATTTAATAATAATTTTAATGTAGATAGTTATATTAATACGGCAACTAAATATATTGATATAAAGGAACATAAAAATGATTATGAAAAGTATAAAAAAGGTTCTATAGACAATACTGTAGGAGTTTTTGCAAATAATCTTGAAAATTTATGTTCTAAAAAATTAAAAGAAAAATATCCTAAGGATGATTATACTGTAAATGCCATTGTATCTTATGATGATGGAAAAGAAAAGTTTAATATAAGTGAAATTAGGGTTGGTGTAACAGAAAAAAGTGTACAAAAGGTAAAAAAAATAGTCATAGATAGTACCAGAGAAGTAAGTAATGAAAAGATTATAGAGAGAGGTAAATCTAAAGAGATTGTCAATTTTTTAAGCAATACTGTAGATGTATCTAAAGATAAGATAAAGGTATATAAAAAATAA
- the spoIIIAE gene encoding stage III sporulation protein AE, whose translation MKKLLFVIIMFLMIPLNVQAQTLTNKGTTDLNKEQNMQVESLYDYMSNIKTKYEMLNDVDIKTYVKDYMKNGKGDVSKSKFIKALAMYSFREVIACGKLMAMIVVICIICALINNLENAFSNGNLSNIAYFACYALLIIIITKTFYIGITAAKDVLKQMTDFMAALMPVLLMLLASVGGFTQAATMDPIIIGVTNISARLFMDLIIPIISISFVIQFCNNISDDHKIDKLSKLLNKSVLWIQGIVMTIFIGTITIRGMTTSTLDAVTEKTAKFAIDNFIPVVGKSLSDAISTVASYSLLLKNALSSIGLIILITIIIFPIIKLFAMGFIYKLTGALIEPISNGKLVKCIESAGDSIILITSCVISVSVMFFIIICIIASAGKSIIGM comes from the coding sequence ATGAAAAAGTTATTATTTGTAATTATCATGTTTTTGATGATTCCTCTTAATGTACAAGCACAAACATTAACTAATAAAGGAACAACAGATTTAAATAAGGAACAAAATATGCAAGTAGAAAGCCTGTATGATTATATGAGTAATATAAAAACAAAATATGAGATGTTAAATGATGTTGACATAAAAACGTATGTTAAGGATTATATGAAAAATGGAAAAGGTGATGTTTCCAAAAGTAAGTTTATAAAAGCTTTAGCAATGTACTCTTTTAGGGAAGTTATAGCTTGTGGAAAACTTATGGCCATGATAGTTGTTATATGTATAATATGCGCTCTTATTAATAATTTAGAAAATGCTTTTAGCAATGGTAACTTATCTAATATTGCTTATTTTGCTTGTTATGCATTATTAATAATAATAATTACTAAAACTTTTTATATAGGAATAACGGCAGCAAAAGATGTCCTGAAACAGATGACCGATTTTATGGCAGCATTAATGCCTGTTCTATTAATGCTTTTAGCATCTGTTGGAGGATTTACACAGGCTGCAACTATGGATCCAATAATAATAGGAGTTACTAATATAAGTGCTAGATTATTTATGGATTTAATAATACCTATAATATCAATATCATTTGTTATACAATTTTGTAATAACATAAGTGATGATCATAAAATTGATAAATTGTCAAAATTATTAAACAAATCAGTGTTATGGATACAAGGAATCGTAATGACTATTTTTATAGGAACTATAACAATACGTGGAATGACAACAAGTACACTAGATGCAGTAACAGAGAAAACCGCTAAATTTGCTATTGATAATTTTATACCTGTAGTTGGAAAAAGCTTATCTGATGCTATATCTACTGTAGCTAGCTATTCTCTTTTACTTAAAAATGCTTTAAGCAGTATAGGATTAATTATATTAATAACAATCATAATATTCCCAATAATCAAATTATTTGCTATGGGATTTATATATAAGTTAACAGGAGCTTTAATAGAGCCAATTAGTAATGGAAAGTTAGTTAAGTGTATAGAATCAGCGGGTGATTCTATTATACTTATAACTTCATGTGTAATTAGTGTCTCGGTTATGTTTTTTATCATTATATGTATAATTGCATCGGCAGGTAAAAGCATTATAGGAATGTAG